In Arachis hypogaea cultivar Tifrunner chromosome 17, arahy.Tifrunner.gnm2.J5K5, whole genome shotgun sequence, a single window of DNA contains:
- the LOC112763039 gene encoding uncharacterized protein, translating into MKSSGCVKDIQRLAGRLTALSRFLGASAAKALPFFNLMRKGIAFEWTPACEEAFNHFKKILATSPVLGKPEVGEPLYLYLAVTDDALTTVLVREKAKAQQPIYFVSKALQGVELRYSKLEKLTLALLTSSRRLRQYFQGHQVVVRTDQGIRQVLQKPDLAGRMMTWAIELSQYDLRYEPRHAIKAQAMTDFLVEVTRDPTEDTGTRWKLHVDGASNQTSGGTEIILESPTGVIYEQSVKFEFPVSNNQAEYEALLGGLILAQEVGATRLEICSDSQIVTSQVNGSYQARDSLLQKYLERVKELSKQFEEVMVQHVPRERNTRADLLSKLASTKPGTGNRSLIQGITREPAVALHLTEISPSWMDSITDFLQNSKLPGSEKEAKMLRREAAKYTVIQGQLFKKGLSQPLLKCLHPDQTDYVLREIHEGCCGHHIGGKALARKLIRAGYYWPSMMEDSKEFVKKCVKCQENANFHRAPATELSLMTSSRPFA; encoded by the coding sequence ATGAAGAGCTCGGGCTGCGTCAAAGACATCCAGAGACTGGCGGGAAGGCTCACCGCGCTATCTCGCTTCCTCGGGGCATCAGCTGCAAAGGCCCTACCTTTCTTCAACctaatgagaaagggaatagcATTTGAATGGACCCCGGCATGCGAGGAAGCGTTCAACCATTTCAAAAAGATACTTGCAACATCGCCTGTGCTCGGTAAACCTGAGGTCGGAGAACCGCTCTACCTGTACCTGGCAGTAACGGATGATGCGCTGACGACGGTCTTGGTGCGGGAAAAAGCGAAAGCCCAACAACCAATTTACTTTGTGAGTAAAGCCCTGCAAGGAGTAGAACTTAGGTACAGCAAGTTAGAAAAACTGACACTAGCGCTCCTAACCTCTTCCCGCAGGCTACGGCAATACTTCCAAGGTCACCAAGTGGTCGTAAGAACGGACCAAGGAATTCGTCAAGTGCTCCAAAAACCCGACCTAGCGGGAAGGATGATGACTTGGGCCATCGAGCTGTCCCAATATGATTTAAGGTACGAGCCTCGACATGCAATCAAGGCGCAAGCAATGACAGACTTCCTGGTGGAAGTAACCAGAGACCCAACCGAGGACACGGGCACACGATGGAAGCTCCATgtagacggagcctccaaccagacgtCCGGGGGCACCGAGATCATCTTAGAAAGCCCAACCGGGGTCATTTACGAACAGTCGGTCAAGTTCGAGTTTCCAgtgtcgaacaaccaagcagagtATGAAGCCCTCCTAGGCGGCTTGATCTTAGCCCAGGAAGTCGGGGCTACGAGGCTAGAAATATGCAGCGACTCACAGATCGTCACGTCGCAAGTGAATGGAAGCTACCAAGCTAGAGATTCGCTATTACAGAAGTACTTAGAGAGGGTTAAAGAACTGAGCAAACAGTTTGAGGAGGTCATGGTCCAACACGTTCCAAGGGagaggaacacacgggcagacctcctatccAAGCTAGCGAGCACAAAACCTGGAACCGGCAACCGCTCCCTCATTCAAGGCATCACGAGAGAACCAGCGGTTGCCCTCCACCTGACCGAGATAAGCCCCTCCTGGATGGACTCCATCACTGATTTCTTGCAAAACAGCAAACTCCCTGGAAGCGAGAAGGAAGCTAAAATGTTAAGAAGGGAGGCTGCCAAATACACGGTCATACAGGGCCAACTATTCAAAAAGGGACTTAGCCAACCTCTGCTGAAGTGCCtacaccccgaccagacggactacgtgCTCAGAGAAATCCACGAGGGGTGCTGTGgtcaccacatcgggggcaaagccctagcaaggaagctcatccgagctggaTACTACTGGCCGTCAATGATGGAAGACTCCAAGGAGTTCGTGAAAAAATGCGTCAAGTGCCAAGAGAACGCTAATTTCCATAGAGCACCAGCCACTGAACTGAGCCTGATGACGTCCTCCCGACCCTTCGCAtag